The following proteins are co-located in the Nomia melanderi isolate GNS246 chromosome 1, iyNomMela1, whole genome shotgun sequence genome:
- the Golgin84 gene encoding golgin A5, translating to MAWLSGLADKAENLLNKIDKNTAAVLNKDKYEISQSQLTEVTWTPPELRPKTQEGTIVKSPSESPKQFPSIRSVPSLSSLATNSIGSKDEEFVTFLNTIDSSPKRTVAEISVSPPTPSSLMVEHPTDTTDSVSELSIHSGHSSPSLMHTSVDVPDDNDVNSRNENLYKTDITHKLHNGIIGEQISGIMISHEHNVLDKQFDAISSAEYEYESRSEIAHINKPNSSHDKHIRKYLKEVERNLDEKNELLGKQEVDHQKEMLALNEKLQSLYTERVQLSKQVAELQSTLERSRSELNSTRSDLEQHKARALKTLQEKEKLIAELRSNESTGVDDTMIMELNQLRQERDMLREENQQVSEQLRMVREELMNADVKLENMRQKAAEANMQTQEILTTERRRRLDVEEDARLHSQEIRTLKDELIRQRNGYTTQLQKNESEIARLRMQLSATSTPNSEVESRLTTLTQTLVSKQQALESLTTERNALRLQLEKIEHEYRNSRRNISYNANDTDDAKAQVPTFLMETPFDTGVTRRVKRAYSSLDAISIRTGVFLRRYPLARILVLIYMALLQFWVLVVLLSQSPEAH from the exons ATGGCCTGGTTGTCAGGTCTCGCTGACAAGGCAgaaaatcttttaaataaaatagataaaaatacaGCAGCAGTTTTAAATAaggataaatatgaaatatcacaATCTCAACTAACAGAAGTTACATGGACTCCACCTGAATTACG TCCTAAGACACAGGAAGGCACGATTGTGAAATCTCCTTCAGAATCACCAAAGCAATTTCCTTCCATTCGCTCAGTACCAAGTCTTTCTTCATTAGCTACAAATTCTATTGGATCTAAAGATGAAGaatttgttacctttttaaatacaattgatTCAAGTCCGAAAAGAACTGTGGCAGAGATATCAGTATCACCACCAACACCTTCATCTCTGATGGTGGAACATCCAACTGATACTACCGATTCAGTGTCAGAATTATCAATTCATAGTGGTCATTCAAGTCCGAGTCTTATGCATACATCAGTGGATGTTCCAGATGACAATGATGTAAATTCAAGAAATgagaatctttataaaactgatataacacATAAATTACATAATGGAATAATAGGAGAACAAATTTCTGGAATTATGATCAGTCATG AGCATAATGTTCTTGATAAACAGTTTGATGCTATATCATCAGCAGAATATGAATACGAATCGAGGTCAGAAATAGCACATATTAATAAACCAAATTCATCTCATGATAaacatataagaaaatatttaaaagaagtaGAAAGGAATTTAGATGAGAAGAATGAATTACTGGGAAAACAGGAAGTGGATCATCAAAAAGAGATGTTAGCATTGAACGAAAAGTTACAGTCCTTGTACACAGAAAGAGTACAGTTGTCCAAGCAAGTAGCAGAATTGCAGTCTACTTTAGAAAGAAGTAGATCAGAATTAAATTCTACTAGATCTGATTTAGAGCAACACAAAGCTAGAGCTCTAAAAACATtgcaagaaaaagaaaaattaatagcaGAATTAAGAAGTAATGAGTCCACAGGAGTGGATGATACAATGATTATGGAGTTAAATCAGTTGag ACAAGAGCGTGATATGCTTAGAGAAGAAAATCAACAAGTGTCCGAACAATTGAGAATGGTACGAGAAGAGTTGATGAATGCTGACGTTAAATTGGAAAACATGAGGCAAAAAGCTGCTGAAGCAAATATGCAAACTCAAGAAATTCTCACAACGGAGAGACGTCGACGATTAGATGTAGAAGAAGATGCAAGATTACATTCACAA gaAATAAGAACTTTAAAAGACGAATTAATTCGACAACGTAATGGTTATACTACACAACTGCAAAAGAATGAGTCTGAAATTGCTAGACTTAGAATGCAATTATCTGCAACATCAACACCAAATAGCGAGGTGGAATCGAGATTGACGACTCTCACGCAAACGTTAGTTTCAAAGCAGCAGGCATTGGAAAGTTTAACTACTGAAAGAAATGCTTTGAGATTGCAATTGGAAAAGATTGAA CACGAATATAGAAATAGTCGACgtaatatttcctataatgcaaaTGATACAGATGATGCGAAAGCTCAAGTACCTACATTTTTAATGGAGACTCCTTTTGATACTGGCGTTACCAGGAGAGTGAAACGAGCTTATTCTTCATTAGATGCAATTAGCATTCGTACAGGAGTGTTTTTAAGAAGATACCCTCTTGCAagaattttagtattaatctATATG GCATTACTGCAATTTTGGGTATTGGTAGTCCTTTTATCACAGTCACCAGAGGCAcattag
- the ATPsynB gene encoding ATP synthase subunit b, mitochondrial — MLSRLAFRNAQLVSVAVRGITTSAPALSDIPRQKRPINPSPVKYGFIPEEWFTFFYPKTGVSGPYIFAGALGTYLLSKEWYVLEHEFYNALSLITICVYAVKKFGPTVANMLDKEIDKVEETANAGRLEEIAEYEDTIKHYELQKLQAEGQKMIFDIKKENIFMQLEAVYRERMMQVYSEVKKRLDFNAQIDSVERRLAQKHMVQWIINGVLKSITPEQEKANLQQCIKDLQALAVRS; from the exons ATGTTGTCAAGATTAGCTTTTCGTAATG ccCAGCTAGTCTCTGTGGCTGTTCGAGGAATTACAACTTCAGCACCAGCATTGAGTGATATACCACGTCAAAAACGTCCGATAAATCCATCTCCAGTGAAGTATGGGTTTATTCCAGAAGAGTGGTTCACATTTTTCTACCCTAAAACTGGAGTATCAG gtCCATACATATTTGCGGGTGCTTTGGGAACATACTTACTATCTAAAGAGTGGTATGTTCTGGAACATGAATTCTACAATGCACTCTCTCTAATTACAATTTGTGTTTATGCTGTAAAGAAATTTGGCCCCACTGTGGCAAATATGTTGGATAAAGAAATCGATAAAGTAGAAGAAACTGCAAATGCTGGGAGATTGGAAGAAATTGCAGAATATGAGGATACCATAAAACATTATGAACTTCAAAAACTACAGGCTGAGGGGCAGAAAATGATTTTCGatattaagaaagaaaatatttttatgcagttGGAAGCTGTTTATAGAGAACGAATGATGCAAGTTTATAGCGAG GTTAAGAAACGTCTTGATTTCAATGCTCAAATAGACTCTGTAGAACGCAGACTGGCTCAAAAACATATGGTACAATGGATTATTAATGGTGTGTTAAAATCTATTACACCAGAACAGGAAAAGGCCAATTTGCAACAATGTATTAAAGATCTTCAGGCTCTTGCTGTAAGATCATAA